GGTAAGAAAGATTATGCCCACTTCTTGCAAGCTATAAGCGGCGAATCTTTTAGGGAGCGTTTTATTAGAGAGCAAACGCCTAACAATATTAGGGATAACGCAATCAATGTCTAGTAAAAGGGTTTTTGAATGCGTGAATCTTGTCTTGTTAAACGCTTGTCTGATGGTTAATCCTTAAGTTGAATTTCTCTTTTTTAAAGGCTAAACTATTATAGTAAATATATAGCAAATAATAAGTTGTTTTAATAATAATTAGCTCTATTCTCATTAAATACGCTAAATTTTGAGAGGTTATCGCTTGTTTTAGATCTTTTGATTGTAAAAACGCTTTTGGCATTTTTACATTTTATGATCAAACGCCCAATGAAAACAGAGCTTAAGGATTTTTTTTATTTGCGCGGTAAGTTATACTTCCGGCGTTTTTCCCAAAGACTTTTGCGGCTAATGCCAAGCTTGTTAGCCAATTCTGTATCGGTGCAAGTAGAAGAAAAATGCCTAATCGCTTCTCTTTCATATTCTTGAATGGAAAGGAAAGTCGTGTGGTTGTTAAACAAAGATAGGGGTTTATTGCCGCATTCAATGCTCACAATTTTAGGAAATTCTAGGGGTTCTTTATGGGTATAGGACAAAACAATAGGGCATGAACGGGCCAATTCTAGTAATTTCAATTGCTCATCTTTTTTAAGCTCTTCTAAATGCATGATGTAAAAAGGGCGTTCTAGTTTGTCTTTATTCTTGTATAGTTCTTTCCAAGTGGTATCCTTTAAAGAGAAAAAAGAAAAATCCATTTGCCTTTCTTTAGCGTATTGCAATAAATAAGCGTTCGCAAGATCTTGAGAGGGCGTGTGGATGATAAAGGGCGGTCGGTAAGAAAAATCTTTAGGCAAGGGCAATTCCGCATGGATAAAGTCTAAGTAATTTTCATAAAATCCCAAGCGAGCGGTCATTTCTTGGTAGGCTTTGTGGTATTGGATCTTACGCAACAATTCATCCATTTTAAAAGGTTTTAGAATATAATCTCTCGCTCCCGCTTGAATGGGTTTATTCACGCCATCTTCATTGACATGCGAAGCCATCATGATAATGATTTGCTTGGAATTATAACGCACAAAATGTTCGCAACGCCCTTGAGTGCAAACTTTAGAAGAAACTAAAATCACATCATAAGGCTCTTTATTTTCTTCTGAAATGCTAGAGATGATCTCGCAAAAATGCCCTAAATCATGCAAATTATGCGAAATGCTCCTAGCTAGCGCTAAATCGTCTTCAATGATTAAGATTTTCATCAATTCTTCCTTACCTTTAAAGTTTTTGTTTATAACGCATGCTCACATGCGCTTGGACTAACAGCCCTTCTTGTTTGCCAATGAACCCCATTCTTTCCATTGTGGTGGCTTTCAAGCTGATTTGAGATTTTTCTAAACCCAAAAGTTGGCTCAAATTCTCTAAAATCGCCGGTTTGTAAGGAGTGATTTTAGGGATTTCGCTAAAGATGGTCGCTCCCATTTCAAGCAATTCAAACCCAATGCTTTGAGAAAAATCCAACACGATTTTTAAAAGCTCTTTAGAAGAGGCGTTTTTGTATTTGGGGTCATTATCAGGAAACCATTCGCCAATATCTCCCCCTTTAATCGCCCCTAAAATCGCATCAATCACTGCATGCAACAAAGCATCGCCATCGCTATGAGCCTTTAACCCAAACTCGCAATCCAAAACAACCCCCCCTAAAACCATAGGCTTATCTTTAATGAATGCATGCGTATCAAAGCCCATGCCTATAAAAGTGTCTTTTGCTGGGTTAAAAAAGAGCGCGAAATGCTTCAAATCATCGCTCGTGGTGAGCTTGTGCAAATCCTTACTGCCTTCAATATAGCTCACACGATTAGGGAAAGCTTGTAAAATCGCGCTGCTTTCATCTTTAAAATCCCCTTGATTTAGGGCTGATTGGAGCGTTTTGGTGTGGCTTAATTGCGGGGTTTGAATGAGTTTGATCGCTTCTCTGTCTAAAGCCTCGTTATAATAGATCGCCGTGTCATAGCAAGGCAAGTAAGGAGCGATGCAATAATGACTGGTTTGTTGGAGGGTTAAAAACAAACTTTTGAGCGCTTCAATATTGGCCAAACCCCTAGCCACATCGCTGGTGAGCGTGTAGGCGCTATCAATTATTTTTAGAGCGTTACGCACGGATTCTTGCCTTGATGCCCCACCTTTTACAAGCTTGATTTCAGGGTAATGGCGTTTGATATAAAGATAATCCAATTCGCTTACAACTAGAATGATTTCTTTAAAGTCTAGGGCTTCTTTAAAGCTTTCATAAACGCTGAGCCATAAGGGGGTATGATTAGAGCGTAACCATTGTTTTTTGATTGTTGGAGAAAAACGCCTAGATTCCCCAGCAGCCAATAAAACAACGCTCGTTTGTTTAACAAGCGTTTCTAGCGTTTCTTTAGTTTCAAAAGGGTCTTCTTCTAAACTTTCTAAAGAGAGTTTAAAAGCTTCCCCATTCACTCTAATCAAAGACATGCGACTGACAACCCACCTCTATCATTTCACCAAAATGATCCTATAACCTTGATTCAAATCTAAAACTAAGAATCGTTTGGGTTTGCCTTTATACTTTTCTAAAGCATGGTTAAAATCCGCAACGCTTTTAACTTCAATCTCTTCAATTTTTGTGATAATGTTACCTTGCCTAAATCCGGCTTGCTCTGCTGGGGAATTTTCATTCACTTGAGAGACTAAAACCCCTTGAACATCATCGCTCAAACGCATAGACCTTTTGGTTTTTTGAGTTAAATCTTCTACTTGAAGCCCGTTCAATTGTCCTTGCGTGCCGTTTTGAGCCGAAATGGTTTCTTTTTTGTTAGGGTTTTTCCTTTCAGCAAGAGTGAGGGTGAAGGTGCGTTCTTTTTTATCTCTAATGACTTTTAAGGTTACTCTTTGATTGGGTAGCATAGAGCCGATCAGATTTCTCAATTCGTTCGTGTTTTTAACCTTTTTCCCATTGACTTCAGTGATCAAATCCCACACCAAAATCCCTGCTTTTTTAGCCGGAGAGTCTTTTTCTATGCTAATAACCACCGCCCCTTCTTTATTGTCATAAGAATTTTGCAAATCGCCGCTCAAATCTTGCAAGCCCACGCCCAAGTAACCTCTCTCAATCTTACCGGTTTTGATGAGTTGGGTTACAATATCTTTAACCATGTTAGAAGGGATGGCAAAGCCAATGCCGTGGTTGCCTCCGGTTTTAGAGATAATAGCGGTATTGATCCCCACTAACCCTCCACGGCTATCAATCAAAGCGCCGCCGGAATTTCCAGGATTAATAGAAGCGTCTGTTTGAATGAAATTTTCATAGCTGTTGATCCCAATCCCGCTTTTATTGAGCGCTGAAACAATGCCTTGAGTAACGCTTTCACCCACGCCAAAAGGGTTA
This region of Helicobacter pylori genomic DNA includes:
- a CDS encoding OriC activity response regulator, with the protein product MKILIIEDDLALARSISHNLHDLGHFCEIISSISEENKEPYDVILVSSKVCTQGRCEHFVRYNSKQIIIMMASHVNEDGVNKPIQAGARDYILKPFKMDELLRKIQYHKAYQEMTARLGFYENYLDFIHAELPLPKDFSYRPPFIIHTPSQDLANAYLLQYAKERQMDFSFFSLKDTTWKELYKNKDKLERPFYIMHLEELKKDEQLKLLELARSCPIVLSYTHKEPLEFPKIVSIECGNKPLSLFNNHTTFLSIQEYEREAIRHFSSTCTDTELANKLGISRKSLWEKRRKYNLPRK
- a CDS encoding bifunctional 2-C-methyl-D-erythritol 4-phosphate cytidylyltransferase/2-C-methyl-D-erythritol 2,4-cyclodiphosphate synthase — translated: MSLIRVNGEAFKLSLESLEEDPFETKETLETLVKQTSVVLLAAGESRRFSPTIKKQWLRSNHTPLWLSVYESFKEALDFKEIILVVSELDYLYIKRHYPEIKLVKGGASRQESVRNALKIIDSAYTLTSDVARGLANIEALKSLFLTLQQTSHYCIAPYLPCYDTAIYYNEALDREAIKLIQTPQLSHTKTLQSALNQGDFKDESSAILQAFPNRVSYIEGSKDLHKLTTSDDLKHFALFFNPAKDTFIGMGFDTHAFIKDKPMVLGGVVLDCEFGLKAHSDGDALLHAVIDAILGAIKGGDIGEWFPDNDPKYKNASSKELLKIVLDFSQSIGFELLEMGATIFSEIPKITPYKPAILENLSQLLGLEKSQISLKATTMERMGFIGKQEGLLVQAHVSMRYKQKL
- a CDS encoding Do family serine endopeptidase, which produces MMKKTFFISLALALSLNAGNIQIQNMPKVKERVSVPSKDDTIYSYHDSIKDSIKAVVNISTEKKIKNNFIGGGVFNDPFFQQFFGDLGGMIPKERMERALGSGVIISKDGYIVTNNHVIDGADKIKVTIPGSNKEYSATLVGTDSESDLAVIRITKDNLPTIKFSDSNDILVGDLVFAIGNPFGVGESVTQGIVSALNKSGIGINSYENFIQTDASINPGNSGGALIDSRGGLVGINTAIISKTGGNHGIGFAIPSNMVKDIVTQLIKTGKIERGYLGVGLQDLSGDLQNSYDNKEGAVVISIEKDSPAKKAGILVWDLITEVNGKKVKNTNELRNLIGSMLPNQRVTLKVIRDKKERTFTLTLAERKNPNKKETISAQNGTQGQLNGLQVEDLTQKTKRSMRLSDDVQGVLVSQVNENSPAEQAGFRQGNIITKIEEIEVKSVADFNHALEKYKGKPKRFLVLDLNQGYRIILVK